GGGGCGCTGGCCCTGgcccccccctcacccctgcGCCTCCCCAGATCTGCGCAAGAACTTCGAGCAAGAGCCGACAGCCAGGGAGGTCTCCATCGAGCAGGGCATTGTGCTGCCATGCCGCCCTCCCGAGGGCATCCCCCCCGCCGAGGTGAGTCCCTGTGGGCCAGCAGGGCAGGACGCAGCCGAGGGTGCCCCTTGCCCATGGGGGTGCCATGTGTGCTGCCCGAGGGGGTGGCCTGTCTGGGCACCCAGTGACGTCCCCATGCCCCACGCAGGTGGAGTGGCTGCGCAACGAGGAGCTGGTGGACCCAGCGTTGGATGCCAACGTCTACGTGACACCGGAGCACAGCCTTGTGCTGCGGCAGGCTCGCCTGGCCGACACTGCCAACTACACCTGCGTGGCCAAAAACATCGTGGCGCGTCGCCGCAGTGCTTCCGCTGCCATCACTGTCTATGGTACAGTCTTTCCACGCTTGTCCCCACCATGCTGCCCTGGTGTCATCCTCCCCGTCCTgtccctccccacaccccctgTCCTGCGGGGCGCTGACGGGTCCCTCTCCACCCAGTGAACGGCGGCTGGTCGACGTGGACGCAGTGGTcgggctgcagcaccagctgtgGACGGGGCTGGCAGAAGCGGAGCCGGACGTGCACCAACCCCACGCCCCTCAACGGGGGGGCTTTCTGTGAGGGCCAAAATGTGCAGAAAACCGCCTGCACCACCCTCTGCCCAGGTACCCACCCTGCCCAGGGCGCTGCCGCCACCCCTGCTGTGCCGATGCTGCACTCCCCACTGCACCCATCGCAGTCCCTGTCCCCCTGGGGTGTCTcgtcttcccccccccccccgtgtgtCCATCTCTGCcggccctggggcaggggaggcgGGTGGCAGTGGGGCGCTGAcccctggctgtgcccacagTGGATGGTGCCTGGTCGGAGTGGAGCAAGTGGTCAGTGTGTGGGGCCGAGTGCACCCACTGGCGGAGCCGGGAGTGCTCGGAGCCAGCGCCGCGCAACGGGGGTCAGGACTGCCACGGACCTGAGCTGGACACCCGCAACTGCacctctgagctctgcagcCACGGTGAGCGCGGCAGGGACGGTGGGGTTGTGCCCTGTCACTGGAGGACTGGGGGTGACCATGCGAGCTGACGCCCTGCCCCGTGCAGCCACCCCCGGCGCGGAGGACGTGGCGCTGTACGTGGGGCTGGTGGCCGTGGCCgtgtgcctggtgctgctgctgctggtgggggtgCTGGTGTACTGCCGCAAGAAGGGGGGCCTGGACGCTGATGTAGCCGACTCTTCCATCCTCACTGCTGGCTTCCAGCCCGTCAGCATCAAACCCAGCAAGGCCGGTGAGTGAGGGCTGCGGGGACGGGGCTGTGCACCCACGCTGGGACATGGTGTCCCTCGGGACCTGGAGGTGGCCGTGCCCCCAGGCGGCTCTGGGCAGGGGCTGTCTTCCCCAGGGTATCcctggccctggctgggggCTCTGTGCTCCGTGGGGTCCCGGCGAAGGGGCAGTGTGCCCCCTGAGCTCCCTAGCCCTGGGTGGGGGCTCCGTGCCCTAGGGGATCCCTGACCTCGGGACAGGGACGCTGTGTCTTAAAGGGTCCCCGAGTGCAGGGTCAGTGCTTTGTGCCATGTAGGGTCCCTGGCTGTGGGTGGGGGCTCTCTGTCCTGTAGGGCCCTTGGTCCCTATAGAGCTTATGCCCTGGCTCGGTGCTGTGTACTCCGGGGACCCCAGGGGTGACAGTGCCCCGAGGGTCTGTGCCATGGGGCAGGGGCTTGATGACTTTTGGACCCCCCAGGGATGGCTGTGCCCCACAGAGCCCTTACCATGAAGTGGGGGCTGTTGTGCCCCATGTCCCCCGGGGCAGCTGTGCCACTGCATTGCCGGCGGGGACTCCCCAGACCCCTCCATGCCCTCGCACCATGGtgccctgctctgtgccacagACAACCCCAGCCTGCTCACCATCCAGCCCGACCTCAGCACCGCCACCATGACCTACCAGGGCTCGCTCTGCCCACGCCAGGACGGCCCAGCCAAGCTCCAGCTGCCCAACGGGCACCTGCTGAGCCCGCTGGGCACTGGGCGGCATACGCTGCACCACAGCTCGCCCGCCGCCGAGGGTGCCGACTTCGTGGCCCGGCTCTCCACCCAGAGCTACTTTCGCTCCCTGCCCCGTGGCACCAACAACATGGCCTATGGCACCTTCAACTTCTTGGGGGGGCGGCTGATGATCCCTAACACAGGTACGGTgtgggggggcacagggtgcTGGAGCATCGCCCAGTGTGGGTGGGTCCctatggggctcagccccccacacctgcacccccccacccagggATCAGCCTGCTCATCCCACCCGATGCCATCCCACGGGGGAAGATCTACGAGGTCTACCTGACCCTGCACaagcaggaggaggtgaggtaggtgccagggctgcaggggcaaggggctgctgggggtAGCCATCCTTGCTCAGCTGCTCCCGTtgctgccccaggctgcccctgGCCGGCTGCCAGACGCTGCTGAGCCCCATCGTCAGCTGTGGCCCCCCCGGGGTCCTCCTCACCCGCCCTGCCATCCTGGCCATGGGTCACTGCGTGGAGGCCAGCGCTGAGAACTGGAGCATCCGGCTGAAGAAGCAGTCATGCGAGGGCACGTGGGAGGTGAGCGCTGGCAGGGGGCGAGGGGATCGGGGTTCAGGGGGATGCCCATGCCCGGGGTGCATCTCTACCTGGGTGCCGCAGGAcgtgctgcagctgggtgctgagccATGCACGGAGCTGTACTACTGCCAGCTGGAAGCGCAGGCTTGCTACATCTTCACGGAGCAGCTGGGGCGCTTCGCCCTGGTGGGGGAGTCCCTCAGCATGGCGGCCTCCAAGCGCCTCAAGCTCGTCCTGTTTGCACCGGCCGCCTGCCCGTCGCTCGAGTACAACATCCGTGTCTACTGCCTCAGTGACACCCAGGATGTCCTCAAGGTACCGGGGGTCCCCAGGCAATCCCCCCATCCTGGCTTGGAGTGatgtgcaggcagggctgggcttccaggctgcagcatctcctgcctgactgctgtctgtgctgccaggaggtgatccagctggagaagcagctgggggggcagcTGATCGGAGCCCCCCGTGTGCTGCACTTCAAGGACAGCTACCACAACCTGCGCCTCTCCATCCACGACATGCCCAGCTCCCTCTGGAAGAGCAAACTCCTTGCCAGCTACCAGGTGAGGAGCCcagctgggagggggaggggacagggagggtGTCCCTGCCGCTCtgaccccaccacccccaccaccccccgcaGGAGATCCCCTTCTACCACATCTGGAGCGGGCTGCAGCCCTTCCTGCACTGCACCTTCACCCTGGAGCGCCTGAGCCCCAGCACCTGTGAGCTGGCCTGCAAGATCTGGGTCTGGCAGGTGGAGGGTGACGGGCAGAGCTTCACCGTCAACTTCAACATCGCCAAGgtgagggcagggctgggagacgCTCCTGGGGGTAACCCCGGGCTGGGCTCACATCCTCACCCCCCATCCTGGCACTCTCCCCTAGGATGCGAGGTTTTCAGACTGGCTGGTCCCCGACAGTGAGGTGGGCGCTCCAGCCCTGGTGGGCCCCAGTGCCTTCAAGATCCCCTTCCTCATCCGCCAGAAGATCATCAGCAGCCTGGACCCACCAGGCACCCGGGGAGCCGACTGGAGGACACTGGCCCAGAAGCTCAACCTTGACAGGTAGCTCAGGATGGGGacagtgctggggagggggacaaGGTGGCGTGGTGGATAGGGACAGGGGGCTTCTGGCTTCATCCTGCACCTCTGGAGGGATGCTGGAATGCTGTGGGACCCTGGGAGTGGGATGGTGCCAGAAGTGAGGCCAGCACTGGGCTTGTCCTGGGGTGTGGAGCCATCCCTGTGCTCTGATGTGGTCCCtctgtccccgtccccccccccctcgcagCCATCTCAGCTTCTTCGCCTCGAAGCCCAGCCCTACGGCCATGATCCTCAACCTGTGGGAAGCGCGGCACTTCCCCAACGGCAACCTCTCACAGCTGGCCGCCGCCGTGGCCGAGGTGGGCAAGCAGGACGGTGCCCTCTTCGCCGTCTCTGAGGCCGAGTGCTGAGTGCGGCGGGGGCCCCAACCCCACTCGCAGGGGACCACCgccatggggcaggaggggtcCCTGGCCGGCCCCCGGGCCCCCactgccccacagcccacagGGAGGGCTGCCTGGCCCCCTCGCAGAGAGGGACGCCCGTGCCCCACGGCAGCCAGGCCCCCAGCACTGTGGTGGCGGGGTTCAGCCTGGCCCCGGGGACCCCGTGGCGGGCGCCGGGGGGCACTGGGTGTGCGTCGTGCGTGCGGTGCCGTCGTGCTGTCTGCGTGTgggggcagctgcccccaggCCCCGTGCCGTGTTGTGTAAAGACcgtttttttaattctgtattaaGTGCATTCAAGTATTTACACTTGGCCTTATGTACATAGCGGTGCCGCGGGCGGGGGGTCTACCGGACGTGAATGTAAATAAATTCGATATATATTGCTACGTGGGGCTGTGCCCGGCCGTGCGCTGCCCCCCCCACCGTgcctccccccccagcaggaCTCGAGAGGTGCAGAGCAAAGTGCTTTAttggggtggcagcaggggctgtccccagggctcggCCCCACGGCAGGCCACAGCCGCCACGAGCGCGGCCCCTTTCCCTGAGCCGTCCTCTGACTGCAGGAAGGTGACGGTGCAGTTGGGCACCAGGTCCCGCAGCAtctgctggaggtgctgggagaagctgggggCACAGGAGGGGAGAGTGAGGGCTGGTGCCTCTCACCCCACACACCCTCTGCACCCCCCTCCGGACCCCTGCCGTAGGACAAGGGTCCCCAGTGGGTGCCTGGCCCCACTCACCACGGGTGCATCTTGTACAAGGTGCCATCCACCCCCACGGTGACAGCCAGCTGGGCCAGGCCCCGGTTCTCCCGCATCTTCTCCACCACggcagccaggccagcagcacagagctgggctgcCCGCACGGACACTGTCTGGCACACCTCCCGCACCAGCACGCTGTCCTCCAAGCTGGCCTGGAGTTCCAGGTCCTGCAGGATGGCCCGTACCTGCCGCAGGGCCAGCCCATTGCTGCCCCAGACCAGCGGCACTGTTAgcactgctgtccccagccccatcccacgGGCTGCGAATGGCATCACCCTGCAGGTGCCCCATTGTTGTAGTGTGGCCCCTCTCCTGGGGGTCTggcttcccaccccccaccccaagctcAGGAAAcccaccacagcccagcacTCACATCTCGATGGCAGAGAGGAACTTGGTCTGGAAGATGCCCTTGATCTGGAGCTTGGGGCAGGGCTTGCCACGGAACAGGAGCCGTTTCTCCACCAGTGCCAGCAGGATGTGGCGCACGATCTCGCCCAGGTACATGCCACTGATGAGCTTCTCGAACCTATCGCAGGCAGAGCCTTAGCTGGGCACAGCCacgctgcagccagccccagccctgccctgtggcCCTCACCCACCTCTGCTTGCCTGCGTTGATGGTTTTCTCATCCACCAGCCGGTCGAAGTCAGTGAAGATGTCATCCAGGCAGCCGTTGTCCCCAAAGGCCCCCCACTCCATGTTGATGCACATGCGGCCCTGATCCCCCTCCACTGCGCCCACGTTCTGCATCTTCTCCATGTAACAGGCGTtggtccctgtccctgcaggcgCCACGCTGGTGTCATGCCCACCGCaagccctggcagagctgcaggacacGCCGTGGCCATGCCACgtgggctggggtggtgggtgaggGGATGGGAGACCCCCTGGGTGCAGAGGTGCTCCTCACCCACGATGAGGCCAATTTCACATTTGGGGTCATCATAGCCACAGGACATCATGGTTCCCACCGTGTCATTGACCACAGCTACCACCTTCAGCCCTAAGTGCTGCCAAACCGGAGACAGGGACACATGCGGCTTAGTGGCACCCAGCTGGCTCCTGGGGCTGGCACCACCTGGGTGCAGGGTggcaccctggggacaggggatgggcccccagcccttccctaCCTGTTTGCGCtgagcagcctcctgcagcagctggaccACATCCTGCCCCGCACAGCCCGAGGCGCTGAAACCTTTGGTCCAGCTCAGTAGCACTGCCTGCAAGAGACGCAGGAGTGGGGCTGGGCGGCTGCCTCACACCCCAGGGCCCTCCCCCTCctctggggctggagctgcccccTCACCTTATCCAggcccagctgctggcaggggaaggagaaggtaAAGCCAAGTGGCAGGACCTGCTCTGTCAGGTTGTGCTTCAGCTGGAAGTCCATGATGCACTCGATGATGTGGTCGAAGAGCTGCGGAGAGCGGCTGTGGtcagcagtgcccaggctgGGGTGAAGCCACAGGGGctctcccagctgcatcccaggCCGGTGGGCAGTGAGGAAGGAGGCAattcccacccccctgcccaaCCCTTGGCCGTGGGTGCTCAGCCTCACCTCCTCGCCACTGCCCTGCGTGATGGTGGTTGGGATGATGTAGATCTTGCTGGCCATGTGGATGCCATCCTCCGCCAGGCGCACCAGCAGCACTCGGAAATTGGTCCCCCCCAGGTCCAACACCAGGAATTCACCTCGCTCTGCAGGAAGCCAGCACGGGGCatcagcagggccagggcctCCTCGGCACCCCCTTCCCTAAGCCCCTGGCTCTCACCGGTGCCATTGGGTGTGCCGCAGACGTAGGTGGGCAGCATGCGGACAGAGGCATTGGCGTtgctctcccagcccagccccagctccatcTCTTGCCTCATCAGTGCCTGGACACGCTGCAGGTCAGCACGGCTGAGCCGCAGCGGGGCCAGTACCTGGTCCACCTCATGGCGCTGGGCTGCCAGGCGCAAAGCCACTGCTGTCACCATGGCTGCCCCCCACCCAGTCCCATCGATTGAGGGCAGAAGAGTGGCCATGCACTCAGGAGCCAGCAGCCCTGTCACGCTCTGCAGGATCTCCCCAAATCTgccaaaggaagaagaagatgGCAAGGGCTGGGCATGAGGCATCCCACTGGGATACCTTTCGGGAGCCCGTTGGCCCTCCTCACCTGGTGTGGCCCCGGTACAATTCGCTGTCCACCCCCACATTGACCACCAGCTGCTTCAGCTCCTGGCTCTGGCACATGTGGCTGAGGATGGCAGCCAGCCCGGCGGCGCAGAGCGTGGCGGCACGGCTCACCACCGCCTGGCAGATCTGCTGCACCCGGCAGCAATCCCGCTCGCTCGGCCGTAGCCCCAGAGCCTCCAGAGCCCTCCTAGCCTCAGCCGTGCCTTCCTCATTGCTGCAAGGGAGAGCAGAGCACCAGCCTATGGGGCCACCAGCTCATGGCTGGGGGCACTCACCCATTacccccccccatcctcccaCCCACGGCAGCTCCTGGTCCCCAGACACTTACTCAATGATCTCCAGGACCTGCTGTATCTTGAGCACATCCTTGGTCCTCAGGACAGCAACGTTGCTCCCAATGAAGAGCGCTTTCTCAGCAGCCAGGGCAGTCAGCACATGCCGGACGATCTCCCCTAGGTACAGGCTACTCACCAGCTTCTCAAATCTGTGTGCAGCCCACAGGGGGGTCAGGTGTCCTCCCCTGGCACCCCTCGACCCTTTGAGAGCACCCAGGAGCATTGCAGGGAGCCATGTGCTCCTGTTGGTGGAGCCTGACACACTCGGGGATGGACAGGGAGCCCCAGGGACCCTGCCCTCGCTGGGGGGTAAGAGCACCTCTTCTCCCCGGGGTTGGAAGATTCCTCGTCCACACACTGGTCATAGGGGGTCAGGATGTCACTTAGGGTGCCATCATCCCCAAAGCAGCCCCACTCGGTGCTGACACACATCTGCCCGCTAGTCTCCTCTGCCATCTCCACCTGCTGTGCCATGGCCATGAAGCAGCTGTTGGTGCCTGTGCCTGCAAGGGGCAATGGGGGTGAGCACCAGCGCAGcctcccctgccagcacccccagctcagGCATGCAGGGTGCCCACCACTCACCCACAACCAAGGCGACCTCACAGGGTTTCCCTGCCATGCTGCAGGTCATCATGGTGCCCACAGTGTCGTTCATCAGGGCAACAACGTCCACGTGGTAAAGCTGGCCAGGAGCAATGCAAGAGCATCGTCAGCCCCTCCAcaggggcagcccccagccaggcccccccaccccacagccccccaccTCCTGCTTGTTGATGGCCGACTGCAGCAACTGCACAATGTCCTTCCCCTCCACATCACTGCAGCTGAAGCCCTTGGACCAGGAGatgagctctgcctgcagagagcaCGTGGCCAAGCCATTGGCCTCCGGCACCAGGccagctcctcttcccccaccactgatgtgctggtggctgcagccacagccccaggACAGGGCTGTCCCACTCACCTTGTCCAGCCGTGTGTGCCTGCAGCTGAAGGGGAAGACAAAACCCAAGGGAAGGTgatgctgggggctgctgatGCCAGCCAGGAACTGACGCACACATTGTGCAATGAAGTCAAAGAGCTGCAAAGGCATGGCTGGGGGTGACCAGCTGCTCCCCTTATCCAGCACCCAGGCGGTGGGAGGCAGCCTGGAGCCCCAGCACTGACGCGGAGCCCAGACAAGCCTCCATGatgctgggcagcccagcactggccaCTCTCTCTGCCATGGCCTGTTCGTACCGCTTCCCCCTTGCCCTGCATGATGTCCCCTGGCATGCTGAAGATCTTGTACATCACTTGGGGGCTCTGGTTTCCGTCGCCCAAGAGGGTCACCCACATGGTCCGGACGTGGCtctggcacagctccaccacCAGCAAGTCGCCTTTCTCTAGGGGGGAGTGGAGGTGGTGTCAGGCAGAGACCTTCCTTGTGGCAGATTCCCTAAAATCTGCTCCTCACCCTGTCCCAAGGACAGTCACTCTCCTATGGGGGAGGCTTTTGACAGCCTGAGACCACTGCAGGGGCCAAGAGAACTACCTCCTGGCATCTGCCTCTGCactgggggctggcagaggcagcgtAAGGGCAGCTCATGGACCCCGTAACTGACCAGAGACGGGTGCACACAACCCCAGCACCCCTAGGGCCAAGTCCAGCGAGGTGTGTGGGACTGCAGGTAGCagagcagcctgtccccaggctgggctgccttACCGGTGCCATCGGGTGTGGAGCAGATATAAGTGGGCAGCATCCGCACGTTGGCCTGTGCGTGCGTCTGGCGGCTCAGCCCCTTGTGCATGGCCTGCAGCATGCGGCCCTTCACcacctgcagcatctccagcGGGATGGTGAGTGCCAGCAGGGCTCGTTGTACCTGGAGAAGGCTTGTTAGAACAGCTCTGAAGGGCAGGGGATGTCTCTTGCTGGGCACGGGGCAGGGATGGGCCTTACCCGTGTGCAAGGGGGACCATCATTGCGGTGGCCCAGCTGACGGCTCACTGAGGACCTGTGTGGAGGGAGGTGGCGTGTCACCCACGGAGCTCTGGCCTGCAAGGAGGGCAGGACGCACACCTGCCCCTGCCAGGTACACAAGCGGGGCTGGGGGGTACGTCCCCGGCTCTGCCTCCCGCCTCCCCTCTGCGCCCCTGCCCCACGGGGCCGTGGGCTCAGCACGGCCCTGGAGGGtcactgctggggctggggggcagctgtgCCCCACGGCGGGCCGCCCCCGGGGGCTGTGGGAGacaggggctgcccctgccttgccctgcctgcccctcctgTCCCCTGCAAAGAGCTGGAGGTCGGTGCGTTCCCTGCCCGGGCACAGCGAGGTGCCCCCCGGGGGTCGCGGGGGGGGGTGCTCAGCCCCATTCCGGCCCGGCCGGGCCTCCCCATTCGCGGCCGCGCtcggccgccgccgggccgcaGCCCCCTCACCGGCTCAGGGCCGCGCGGCCCCCCTCCTCCGGGTGCAGACCCCGCCGGGGGAGGCcgcccgggctgggggcggcggggccgtgcTCCCGGGAAGCCcccgccgtgccgtgccggccgggccgcggcggggggcggcggcgctggggggCGGCCATGGCGGCGGGGCGACCGTTGCTAACGCCGCTGCCGTCGCGCTGGCAACAGACACGGCGCCCGCcggcgccccgccccgccaTTGGCCGGCCCGCCGCGCAGCTGGCCAATGGGCGGCCCCGCAAGCACCGCCCCGGGGCGCCCCGTGGGAGGGGCCGCggcccccggccgggcagcaccgccccccgccccacggCGTCGCTGCGGCCCGAGCCTCATTCGCTGTGCAGCCGGCCGTCCCGTTAACCGAGCGGCGCGGTCAGGAGCCCCCCACGCTCCTCTCCCGGTAAGGGGCTCTGTagcagggcagggatgctcccGGGAGCCGGGGAGCGTCCTGCCCTTGAAGTTTCCCCGCCCCGGAGATCGGCCACTCGCGGCCGAGGGAAGGCACCAAGGACATGGGGACACCGCGGTCGTGGCTCCGCTGGTCTCTGCGTCCGCTGACTGCGGCTTCAGCCGGCACCAAGGTGCCCTCCGCGGCTCTCAGCTGGGAAAGGCATGGATGTGACGCTGCACAGAGcactgcagccccctgcccggggggGCCCGAGctcaccccctccccagagccCGAGGACCAGCCTCGGGAAGTGTGATTTTGGGCACCCCACACACTGTTCCTCCTCTTCGCCCTCCAgcacctccccttccccagagaaagccagcacagctcctccgTATTGCTGCAGTTTcataaaaacatacataaatatatttccatttctttaacAGAGAGCAAAGCTGCACAGGCACCTGTAAAACACACAGTCACTTCTCCACCCAGCACTCCCTGCACAGGTcatataaaacataaaaaagggGGGTCGGAGAGATAGGCTGTGGGTGAAGCAGGGGTACGGTGCCATGCAGACCCTCACCAGGGTGCAGGGAGCTGCGGGGGGGGCCTGCTGCACCGCTGGCCTCAGAACTTGTGCTTTCTCCGGCGGCAGCCTTTggtctgctgctggctgcccaaGTGAAGAGCCGCGTGTGGCTTCTTGTCCACAATGCAGTCCATGGCTTCTGAGAAGGAGACGCTGGGTTTTTCAGGGGAGATGTTGAAAGGTGCGTGCCaaagggagctggggtggtCTGCCAGCGGCCCCCCGGCTCTGGCTGAGAGCGTGGGAGGGGACTGTTGGTCTCCTACTCCAGGGAGTGGTCCCCCCGCATCAGCACCTGCAACAAGAGCACgtcagccctgcctggccaccCTCCCGTGCAAGCCATGGCCAAGGGGAGGAGGGTGCTGCTGCGTGCATTTCTCCCCACTTGTCTCCTCCAGCCCTCGGATCCGTGGAGGGAAGCGCCAGAatgcaggcagggacagcagcaccctgccaccccccagggagctgggcatCTCTTGGTGCAATGGGCTTAGCGCACCCCCCTACCCCCAGCGAGGGCTCTGAGCACTGACACAGCTCccacaggcagaggcagggatgTGTGCAGCCAGCTAAAACCacagcctcctgctctgctcgGGAGGAACCGAACCCTTCAAGGGGAATTTGctgtcccagcacagcccaggctgAGCCAGGACCAAAAGGGGAGAGAGCTGGGAAAGGGCAGCCCTGACCCATCCAggcaagcacagaaagcagcttcCCACCTGCAGACTTGCTCTCCGAGAGCTCCAGCATTCTGAGGAGTCCCTTCTCCTGCCTTCCAACATCCTGCCAAGGAGAGGAGAACCGCCGTCACAGTGCTGCCGGGAGGGAACCCTGTAGCCAGGGTGGCCCCGTTCCCCCAGCCCATGGGGCCAGGCTGAGCACAAGAGGGAACTGCCAACAGCAAGGGCACTGCCCCAGGCCCAGCCCAACCGGTGTCCAAGCAGAGGCAGCCGAGAGCAGTTACTAGAGCACAGCCCGGTACAGCGGGAGGCCAGGAAGCCACCCCCCCTAGCCCAGCCGGTGAGTAGGGCACCAGGTGCTCTGCCACAGCTTGGGCACATTCCCCAGCACCGTGCCTCTGAGGGCTGGCTCCATCTCGTTCTGTCCGAGGGGACAGGGGCTtcatgctggagggaagggctgtCCTCCAGGACACAGCCAGAGGAGGAACACAATCTGTGCCTTCTCTCAACCCCTGGAAAGGTGCAGCTGCGCTGGTCGCACAGGCTAAGGGAAGACCACTTGGCCTGGCTGCTTTGAGCCCTGCTGGCCCAGCAAAGTCCCTAtcctggctgctccctgcccccagaACTGTTCTGGAAGGCATTGGCATCCCAGCTGTGAAGTTGGAGCTGCAAAGCATCCCCAAAATGGGCCACAGCAGGAACCTGCAAGCCCAACAGTGCCACCAGGAAGCTTTGCAATGATCCAGCCCACAGCCAGGCATGACCTGCTCCCCCAGTGAGCTGTCACCCCGGCACAAGGCAGCGCCAGAGCAAACACAGAGGGGCCCCAAagggctgcctggctccagTACCTTTCTCCCAATGCCCTGTCGTCCCCGTGCCTGCATGCAGGACCCCACATACCAGCTGGCTGTGGGGCACAGGGACAGAGTCAAACAGCCCCCACAGAGCTGGTCACATGCAGGAGCAGCCCGTGCCCTGCAGTACGCTGAACCACACAGCACTTGGCtgtatcccagccaaaatcatCAACCAGAAATCTCATCATTTGCATCTGAATCCCCAAAGGGCTGAGGCCTGTGATGGATTTAAGGGATTATAGGAAACCAAGACATCATGTTGCATCTTCATGCTGAGAATCACATTTCTGAGCGCAGGCAAAGCTGC
The DNA window shown above is from Falco naumanni isolate bFalNau1 chromosome 8, bFalNau1.pat, whole genome shotgun sequence and carries:
- the UNC5A gene encoding netrin receptor UNC5A gives rise to the protein MGARPRRRRAPAAAAPAAAAPGPLGALLAAALLAAAGAQQSATVANPVSGASPDLLPHFQLEPEDVYIVKNKAVSLACRATPATQIYFKCNGEWVHQGDHVTQHSTDRSTGLPVMEVRIEVTRQQVEKIFGLEEYWCQCVAWSSSGTTKSQKAFVRIAYLRKNFEQEPTAREVSIEQGIVLPCRPPEGIPPAEVEWLRNEELVDPALDANVYVTPEHSLVLRQARLADTANYTCVAKNIVARRRSASAAITVYVNGGWSTWTQWSGCSTSCGRGWQKRSRTCTNPTPLNGGAFCEGQNVQKTACTTLCPVDGAWSEWSKWSVCGAECTHWRSRECSEPAPRNGGQDCHGPELDTRNCTSELCSHATPGAEDVALYVGLVAVAVCLVLLLLVGVLVYCRKKGGLDADVADSSILTAGFQPVSIKPSKADNPSLLTIQPDLSTATMTYQGSLCPRQDGPAKLQLPNGHLLSPLGTGRHTLHHSSPAAEGADFVARLSTQSYFRSLPRGTNNMAYGTFNFLGGRLMIPNTGISLLIPPDAIPRGKIYEVYLTLHKQEEVRLPLAGCQTLLSPIVSCGPPGVLLTRPAILAMGHCVEASAENWSIRLKKQSCEGTWEDVLQLGAEPCTELYYCQLEAQACYIFTEQLGRFALVGESLSMAASKRLKLVLFAPAACPSLEYNIRVYCLSDTQDVLKEVIQLEKQLGGQLIGAPRVLHFKDSYHNLRLSIHDMPSSLWKSKLLASYQEIPFYHIWSGLQPFLHCTFTLERLSPSTCELACKIWVWQVEGDGQSFTVNFNIAKDARFSDWLVPDSEVGAPALVGPSAFKIPFLIRQKIISSLDPPGTRGADWRTLAQKLNLDSHLSFFASKPSPTAMILNLWEARHFPNGNLSQLAAAVAEVGKQDGALFAVSEAEC